The window tgtgtgtgtgtgtgtgttttcctgccATGTCTGATCTTGCATATTGATTCTGGTatcgttgatgtgtgtgtgtgtgtgtgtgtgtgtgtgtgtgtgtgtgtgtgcgacggAGTGGACAATGTTttaatatgtatgtatgcaaaTGTGAACGCACGTGTGCAagcattgatgtgtgtgtgtgtgtgtgtgtgtgtgtgtgtgtgtgtgtgtgtgtgtgtgtgtgtgtgtgtgtgtgtgtgtgtgtgtgtgtaaccgccGTAGTCTTATAAAACGAAGCACATACATTAGACAACAACAACTCTATggctttctacacacacacacacacacacacacacacacacacacgcacacataaccTCAGCCAAAACACCTAAAtgcagaaaatgtaaaaaaacaaaaaaaaaacagcatagaCATAttaactatacacacacacacacacacacacacacacacacacacacacacacaggttagacCATGTTGGGTAATTGATCTGAATTTGagactgatctctctctctctctctctctctctctctctctctctctctctctctctctctctctctctctctctctctctctctctctctctctctctctctctctctccacacacacacacacacacaacatcgtAATAGCCCACTTACAAAAGAAGCGTTTTTTTcgttatatataataatatacttttttttgttaACAATAGATTATGAATATACTTGCGTGATAAAAATAACTCCTGCTGttgttttctagtttttttttcgttgttctcTATAAAAACCTCAAACATCATCATGGGACACACAAGCCTAGCCGCagttttgttttctattattattattatcattattattgtttttattgatcattattattatttgcatggATGAAAGGGTTTTTGTTTTTGACTAGATGGTGTTGGAATCCTTTTGTTTGGTTCTGAATGcaagcttgtctgtctgtctgtctaacacCATTGCAAGTatagttgttttctttctcttttcattttctctttttttttcttacacttaaatttctacttatttttctttttccttttattcagttattaatttttctgtctttttttcttgtaacattgaaattctatttttttttacatcacagAGTTTCcaagttatttttccttttcttacataACTGAATTTCtagtatatattcttttttttatcttacgtcATCAAaattagttcttttttttttcttgcaacaTTGAAATTCTACCTTGTTTTTCCTTACATCATTGAATTATACTTTTTTTAACAATGAAATCCtagttattttccttatttctcctttctctctctaaatTATGAGCTTTTGATTTGATAATATACGTCTAGTGATCAATTATTTCAGCTCATTATCTTCTCTTATCAGTCCATTGCATACATTATCTGGTACCGTCAAAGTCTATATTTAACtaactcccttttccttctttttctgagACTCAAttatcttgcacacacacacagaatcgaCCCTTTTATGAGACATTTCTTCATTATCTGTCTCAATATAACTAATTTCTATATCCTTTTTTATTCTGagctttacttcttttcttagcATCACTTCtgttgcctcacacacacacaattggcaATACACTTGAGTCCACCCTCTTATGAGCACTTCTTCGTTATCGTAATACAAACACAGTCTCCACgtaatccacacacacatacacaggggtCGTTGTTGGTGTGTTATTATTCACTACGTAAGTTATTATTCGTAACGTAACGCTTCACTCCATAGGAACTTGTTTATGTATTGTATATGTTTGATtttctgttttgttgttgttaatttccaatcttttttttcaACTCCTGATAAAATTGTCTATGAATATATGTatccatttcttcttattttcatcattttccttccttttttcaactCCATGTATAACTTATGTGTGCTTACGTGTAAATACTATCACTGTGTAACCCTCGGACTTCAATCATGCATATAAAtaactcttctctctttttctctctccatgacttcATATTAATTAACTCATTACAGAATCACAAATATCGCTTATCATGAACtcaatttttcctctatttttcctctcctcttttgatTTCACTCACGAGACATATTTTCAgccagttatttatttatttcattcgtaTTCTTTAAATTTATGCTTTccaatccactttttttttgttttgtttaagttttttTCAAGCATAATATTTACTCGAGAACTCCTGCCTCACTTTTTCATGCCCACGTATCCCTCCACACATTTATTTTCTACAATCAATAACTCCTCActgatttccttctttatttatcctCAAATGTATTGGTCTGTTACTCTCTCCtgcactttcttccttctttatcaaccCCACACACgtcaacctttttttcttccctttctcacacTCAAAAGCTCACCGTCTCCTCACGTGTTAAAGCTTCTCTCATTAACCCAGCTCACTGCCTTCACACACGCACTCAATCCCTTATAAAGTAGAGCTCTGCCAAGCCACAACAGAGCTCTACCTGTGCGTGTAACTTAAGTCTTGACACGTAACCTAGAGCTCGTCGCACCAGGGCCTTGTTTTGTGTGCCTAGAGCTTCTCCACGTAGCCACAAAGCTCTAAACACACAATAGAGCCTATAGACAAGCCCTTAGAGCTCTTTTCATTGCATAGAGCCCAGTCACGTATCTACAGAGCTCACAGCCACGTCGTTAGAGCCCTGTTTCTTTCATATAGAGCCCCGTTGAATCACTACAGGGCCCTTGGGTGTGTGGTGTCGTGAAAGCCCTCCCGGAGTGTTCTTGCGCGCAGGCCGGGTCCCGCGCACCCCTACGCCCAATACGCATCGTTGCcggggtggtggaggttgtggtgcaCGCCGGCGGGACTGTTGACGCTGTACTTgttggtggacgaggaggagcgCTCGGGGATGGAGCTGTATGCGTGGACGACTCTCTGGTTGGATGGCACGTCGGGCATGGCGAATCTGAGCTTGTCCCAGAACTGGCTGTCGCTGGCCTTGATGCAGGTGTTGGTCTTTAAGTACAGTCTCAGGTCAGGGTCGAGATCTCGTGACGGAATCTCGCCCAGGACAACGACGATTAACCGCTGGTGTCGTTTCTTGAAGACTTCGTGGTGGGCGCTCTTGAACTGGAAGCGACACCACTCGTTCTCGATGAAGTTCTTGGACAGGACGATGATGGTTCTGCGGGACGACTCCACGGCTTCCACGATGGTGTCTGCGATGTAGGCGGTGACGGGGAAGTCTCTATAGTGGAGACACACCCGGTACGGCTTCTCGCCACGCTCCAGCTCCCCGGCGAGGACCTGGTTGACCCACGCCTCGTCCTTGGAGCTGTAGGAGACGAACGCATCGAAGAGCTTGTCCCTGTCGTCCGTCGTAGCGGCCTTGTGGCAGAGCCTGAACCCGCACCGCGTGAAGACCCAGACTCTGAGGGCGCCGCGGTAGAGGAAACagagcaccagcagcaccaccaccacgaaggAGATGACTACGGCGATGACCGGGTGCAGGAGGTTCCCTAACGCCATGGGCTGGATGACTGTGGATGACGACGTGGTGTTCATGCAGGTCGTCACGTTGAACTCCGTGATGAACGACCCTGCCTCGCCGTCGTCCCCGTCCTCAGGGAAACACTTGATCTCCTTCCCGTCCACGGCCTTCCTCTCGTTGCCGTTCAGCCAGATGCCAAACGACTCCACGAACTGGCACTGACACGACCAGCGGTTTGATGCCAGGGAGACTCTGCTCAGGTAGGGGTTGTCCACGAGGCGCCACACGGGGAAGTTTGTGAGCCTGTTGTTTTGTAGCGTCAGCGTCTCCATGTGCAAGAGCGTGGCGAAGGTGTGCTGGTGGATGTACTTGAGCTTGTTGTTGTGAAGATACAGCTCTCTTACGCCCTGCAGCCCCTGGAACTCGTTGCCTCTGAGCGCCTCCAGAAGGTTATCCTGAAGGTGCAGCGCTGTGAGCCTCGTCAAGCCGCTGAAGGTCCCGTTATCGAGGGTTTTCACGTTGGACGCGTTCACGTACAACACTTGCAGGTGCTTGCGGCCGATGAAGGAGTGCGACGATAGGTTCTTGAGGTCGTTCCCGTCTAGATACACTTGCGTGGCGTCCATCGGGATCCGCTCAGGGACTTGCTGCACGTCCTGAAGGGAGCAGTCCACGATGTTTGACCTCCAGGACTGGTCATGGTAGCAGCCGCAGCCGTCGGGGCACGTCATCTCGCAGTCACACGCATCGAACTCGCAGCAGTGGCAGAGGGCGAAGCAGTGAGTCTCGTACTGGCATAGGAACTGAGACGGGTTCACCTCCACCAGGGGGATGAACGCGCCTGTGCGTGCGAACGGCATCTGGCAGTATATGCTCTCCAGGTCCATTATCACAGGGTTCTGGCGCTCGTGCTCCAGCCCGTTGATCCGCTGCAGCCACTCCATCTTGCAGTCACACACGAAGGGGTTCCCGCCCAAATAGAACTCCGGCAGGGAGCGGTTGGCAGGGATCTCGTCGAGGCGCAGCGCTGACATGTCCATCTTTGACAGCTGGTTGACGAAGAGGTCCACGCGTGAGAGGTTCGCCTTCTTGAAGAACGTGAACGGCTCCACGGTGGATATCTTGTTGTCGTTGAGGAAGAGCAGCTGCACACTGTCCGGGATCTGGATGCTGTTGATGTAGTGCAGGTTGTTGAAGCTGGCGTCCAGGGTCTGCAGGTTGAGGTCCTGGCGCTCCTCGTAGTTCCCAAGGTCAGTTATCCTGTTCTTGTGCAGGTCCAGCCACTGCAGGCTCACGGGGATAAAGTGGTAGTCGAACTCCTCGATCTTGTTGTCCGACACGTTGAGCCACATCAGGTTGGGAAGCTTTCCGAACAGGTTAGTAATGCTTGTCAACTTATTGGCATCCAGACGCACTGCCTGCAGGTTCGGGTGGTTGTCGAAGGTGCCACTTTCGATGTGTGTGATTGAATTCTTCGCTAGATTGAGTATCTTAAGGGAG is drawn from Eriocheir sinensis breed Jianghai 21 chromosome 11, ASM2467909v1, whole genome shotgun sequence and contains these coding sequences:
- the LOC126996831 gene encoding toll-like receptor Tollo, translating into MWSAGVGDGRLALVLVVWQVAVCGVACQAAAAAAAGARFGGGGGDKCESRALSARERALSCSLKALEEETRVANLSRVAADTVVRLSLGCSAEFYLPSVLSPHTLSGFVRVRELNVEFCKLSELDDNVFVNLRNLRNLTLRTSNWEWPRRSLSLRPDVFRPVQQLQRLNLSTNSIWELPPGAFCHLGSLKQLNLSHNHLQDMTQLGFGGSEAGRPGGQTCRSGLRSLDLSYNDVTVLASGSLQGLFRLQELWLHHNELAKLDDNAFLGLAGLHTLDLSHNRLVALPEDAFLHTPDLESLHVSNNSLAGLAPGIFSSLEHLVELDLSHNELKSEWLTSSIFEGLIRLRVLSLSYNKISQLSQQVFHNLYHLQVLRLAHNQLATIPAAAFSRCINLHRLDLSYNQLAVIPARAFQGVDVLSFLALDNNRISEVAPDSLDNLTNLADLNLNENQLAAIPRVVGRLALLKTLDLGGNLITSLEDMPVKGLQFLYGLRLVNNRIAGNISKDTFSGIPSLKILNLAKNSITHIESGTFDNHPNLQAVRLDANKLTSITNLFGKLPNLMWLNVSDNKIEEFDYHFIPVSLQWLDLHKNRITDLGNYEERQDLNLQTLDASFNNLHYINSIQIPDSVQLLFLNDNKISTVEPFTFFKKANLSRVDLFVNQLSKMDMSALRLDEIPANRSLPEFYLGGNPFVCDCKMEWLQRINGLEHERQNPVIMDLESIYCQMPFARTGAFIPLVEVNPSQFLCQYETHCFALCHCCEFDACDCEMTCPDGCGCYHDQSWRSNIVDCSLQDVQQVPERIPMDATQVYLDGNDLKNLSSHSFIGRKHLQVLYVNASNVKTLDNGTFSGLTRLTALHLQDNLLEALRGNEFQGLQGVRELYLHNNKLKYIHQHTFATLLHMETLTLQNNRLTNFPVWRLVDNPYLSRVSLASNRWSCQCQFVESFGIWLNGNERKAVDGKEIKCFPEDGDDGEAGSFITEFNVTTCMNTTSSSTVIQPMALGNLLHPVIAVVISFVVVVLLVLCFLYRGALRVWVFTRCGFRLCHKAATTDDRDKLFDAFVSYSSKDEAWVNQVLAGELERGEKPYRVCLHYRDFPVTAYIADTIVEAVESSRRTIIVLSKNFIENEWCRFQFKSAHHEVFKKRHQRLIVVVLGEIPSRDLDPDLRLYLKTNTCIKASDSQFWDKLRFAMPDVPSNQRVVHAYSSIPERSSSSTNKYSVNSPAGVHHNLHHPGNDAYWA